One segment of Rosa chinensis cultivar Old Blush chromosome 6, RchiOBHm-V2, whole genome shotgun sequence DNA contains the following:
- the LOC112171622 gene encoding alpha-soluble NSF attachment protein 2, with translation MDDHIAIAEKLIKKANKKLDGWGLIGSKHKDVAKLLDQAANSYKLAKSKYKARETYINLAIHHLKTKTKLEAAATAFVDAAHCYDITSVDEAIDCLEQGAATYYQKAAQLYYKEIVERHESEKNIEKAMHFFEKAAELFQNKELTVSANQCYQKAAQLAAQIEQYSMAIEIFKKIATRSLSHSLLMDEAQRHLFNAGICRLCQGDDVVAMDMSVMRYVDMYPIFLIHGRLGVQILDLH, from the exons ATGGATGATCATATTGCCATAGCGGAGAAATtgataaagaaagcaaacaaGAAGTTGGATGGTTGGGGACTTATCGGTTCCAAACACAAAGATGTTGCCAAACTCTTGGATCAAGCTGCCAACTCTTACAAACTCGCCAAATCCAAGTATAAAGCTAGAGAAACATATATCAATTTGGCAATACATCATTTGAAGACCAAAACCAAACTTGAAGCCGCTGCCACAGCTTTTGTTGATGCTGCACATTGCTACGATATAACATCTGTTGATGAGGCCATTGATTGTCTAGAGCAAGGA GCTGCAACATATTATCAGAAAGCGGCACAACTATATTATAAGGAAATTGTGGAGCGACATGAATCCGAAAAGAACATTGAGAAGGCTATGCATTTCTTCGAAAAGGCAGCCGAGCTattccaaaacaaagaactaACAGTCTCTGCCAACCAGTGTTATCAAAAAGCTGCTCAGCTTGCTGCACAGATTGAGCAATATTCCATGGCCAtcgaaattttcaaaaaaattgcTACTCGTTCGCTCAGCCACAGCTTGCTCATGGACGAAGCTCAGAGGCATCTCTTCAACGCTGGAATATGCCGGCTCTGCCAAGGAGATGATGTTGTTGCAATGGACATGTCAGTTATGCGATACGTGGACATGTACCCAATTTTCCTGATACATGGGAGACTGGGAGTGCAAATTCTTGACCTACATTAA